Proteins encoded together in one Coriobacteriia bacterium window:
- a CDS encoding carboxypeptidase regulatory-like domain-containing protein, translated as MKRRTLVLLVALIALAAMIPAPVFAQGTSVAGAVAGKAIGDTEMSASVTPNYVPVYRFSDMYNGATLYTANLAEAIDIINNYWDVYLYEGVAFLYDPAVDTAAIYRMHNVETDTFLYAGLAEANQILTYYPTRFTSEGVAFYLSWAPGTGKIPIYRFLGPGLNSQFLTASETERAAIQSGYPATLMFEGTFGYVSGGLQLGSGTGSISGVVTGPGNAPLSGVWVRASLEDDSGTWFARTNGSGAYSITGLPAGSYLVTFSTWPNNFDSGWTIIPDYYPGDVAVASATNTPNINIRLTRLPQPVYRFFNFTNGTHFFTPSEDEANNVIDQWSDIFEFEGVAYYTNPDNNTQPLYRFFNRNSGSHFYTASLDEANYVIATWPHVFTFDGPTYSVSRSPVANSVPVYRFFNRTNGSHFYTASAEEADTVIATWPHIYTFEGPAFWIGQ; from the coding sequence ATGAAGAGACGCACGTTAGTTCTGCTTGTCGCGCTCATCGCGCTTGCGGCGATGATTCCGGCACCAGTGTTCGCACAGGGCACCTCCGTGGCTGGCGCGGTTGCCGGCAAGGCCATCGGCGACACCGAGATGTCGGCCAGCGTCACGCCGAACTACGTCCCGGTGTACCGCTTCTCCGACATGTACAACGGCGCGACGCTCTACACGGCGAATCTGGCCGAAGCGATCGACATCATCAATAACTACTGGGACGTCTACTTGTATGAAGGCGTCGCGTTCCTCTACGATCCCGCGGTCGACACGGCGGCAATCTATCGCATGCACAATGTCGAGACCGACACGTTCCTGTACGCGGGTCTCGCCGAGGCGAATCAGATTCTCACGTACTACCCAACCCGCTTCACGAGCGAAGGGGTCGCGTTCTATCTGTCCTGGGCTCCCGGCACCGGCAAGATCCCGATCTACCGGTTCCTAGGGCCCGGCCTGAACAGCCAATTCTTGACGGCGAGTGAGACCGAGCGCGCCGCCATCCAGAGCGGATACCCGGCGACCCTCATGTTCGAGGGGACATTCGGCTATGTGAGTGGGGGACTACAGCTGGGTAGCGGCACCGGTTCGATCTCAGGCGTGGTGACCGGGCCGGGCAACGCGCCGCTTTCGGGCGTGTGGGTGCGCGCCTCGCTCGAGGACGACTCGGGCACGTGGTTCGCGCGCACGAACGGATCCGGCGCGTACAGCATCACCGGGCTCCCTGCTGGCAGCTACCTCGTCACCTTCAGCACGTGGCCCAACAACTTCGACAGCGGCTGGACCATCATCCCCGATTACTACCCCGGCGACGTGGCGGTTGCCAGCGCCACGAACACCCCGAACATCAACATCCGGCTCACGAGGCTGCCGCAGCCCGTCTATCGCTTCTTCAACTTCACGAACGGCACGCACTTCTTCACGCCATCCGAGGATGAGGCGAACAACGTCATCGATCAGTGGTCCGACATCTTCGAGTTCGAGGGCGTGGCGTACTACACCAACCCGGACAACAACACGCAGCCGCTCTACCGCTTCTTCAACCGCAACAGCGGCAGCCACTTCTACACCGCAAGCCTGGATGAGGCGAACTACGTGATCGCCACATGGCCGCACGTCTTCACGTTCGACGGCCCCACCTACTCGGTGAGCCGCTCCCCCGTGGCCAACAGCGTGCCGGTCTACCGCTTCTTCAATCGCACGAACGGCAGTCACTTCTACACGGCCTCCGCCGAAGAGGCCGACACGGTGATCGCCACGTGGCCCCACATCTACACGTTCGAAGGTCCGGCGTTCTGGATCGGCCAGTAA
- a CDS encoding homocysteine biosynthesis protein, translated as MAKSWEEINARIASGEAVVFTAEEFASLAADEGVSAAAKRVDVVTTGTFGPMCSSGVILNFGHSDPPIRMAEVWLNDVAAYGGLAAVDTYLGVTQPSTTRGLEYGGAHVIEDLLRGRAVRLRATSPGTDCYPRTEIDTWITLDDLNQAYFFNPRNAYQNYAVAVNTTDRALHTYLGTLLPRLGNATYCSAGALSPLLNDPTYRTIGVGSRIFVAGAPGYVAWEGTQHNPHADRDEHGVPVRPAGTLAVIADLKAASPEFFSAASFTGYGVSSFVGIGVPIPVLDEEIAATLALTDADITATIYDYGVAGRSRPSFGTVSYAQLRTGSITVEGKKVPTGPISSLPKARKIAAELKRWIAEERFAIAEPLQLLPQVGSQAQKPLDIRTGEAI; from the coding sequence ATGGCCAAGAGCTGGGAAGAGATCAATGCGCGCATCGCGAGCGGTGAGGCAGTCGTCTTCACCGCCGAGGAGTTCGCGTCGCTTGCCGCCGACGAGGGGGTGAGCGCAGCCGCCAAGAGGGTGGACGTGGTCACCACCGGGACGTTCGGCCCGATGTGCTCCTCGGGGGTGATCCTCAACTTCGGGCACTCGGACCCGCCGATCCGCATGGCCGAGGTCTGGCTGAACGACGTTGCGGCCTACGGCGGCCTGGCGGCGGTGGACACCTACCTCGGCGTGACGCAGCCGAGCACCACGCGCGGGCTTGAGTACGGCGGCGCGCACGTGATCGAGGACCTGTTGCGCGGGCGTGCGGTGCGACTGCGCGCGACGAGCCCCGGGACCGACTGCTACCCGCGTACGGAGATCGACACCTGGATCACGCTCGACGACCTGAACCAGGCGTACTTCTTCAACCCGCGGAACGCCTACCAGAACTACGCCGTGGCCGTGAACACCACCGACCGGGCGCTGCACACGTACCTCGGCACGCTGCTGCCGCGGCTCGGCAACGCCACGTACTGCTCGGCGGGGGCGCTTTCGCCGCTGCTGAACGACCCCACGTACCGCACGATCGGCGTCGGGTCGCGCATCTTCGTGGCCGGTGCGCCGGGCTACGTGGCCTGGGAAGGCACGCAGCACAACCCGCACGCCGACCGCGACGAGCATGGCGTGCCCGTGCGGCCGGCAGGCACGCTCGCGGTGATCGCCGACCTCAAGGCGGCTTCGCCCGAGTTCTTCTCGGCGGCGAGCTTCACCGGCTACGGCGTCTCGAGTTTCGTCGGGATCGGCGTGCCGATCCCCGTGCTCGACGAGGAGATCGCGGCCACGCTTGCGCTCACCGACGCGGACATCACCGCCACGATCTACGACTACGGTGTGGCCGGTCGCTCGCGCCCGTCATTCGGCACGGTCAGTTACGCGCAGCTGCGCACCGGATCGATCACGGTCGAGGGCAAGAAGGTCCCGACCGGGCCGATCAGCTCTCTTCCCAAGGCGCGGAAGATCGCGGCCGAACTGAAGCGGTGGATCGCCGAGGAGCGCTTCGCGATCGCCGAGCCGCTGCAGCTGCTCCCGCAGGTGGGGAGCCAGGCGCAGAAGCCGCTCGACATCAGGACAGGGGAGGCGATCTAG
- a CDS encoding NIL domain-containing protein, with amino-acid sequence MARKRLDLTFPPRQSLKPVIYHLVKDYDLVPNILRAQIHPAQEGRMVLEVTGTKEDFAAGVAFLEGQGLIVNEAASDIVLDEERCVNCGLCTAVCKPDALTLDPEAQTLCFDKDKCVYCEACVIACPRRAITLTF; translated from the coding sequence ATGGCCCGCAAGAGACTCGACCTCACGTTCCCGCCCCGGCAGTCCCTGAAGCCGGTCATCTACCACCTCGTGAAGGACTACGATCTCGTGCCCAACATCCTGCGCGCTCAGATCCACCCCGCGCAGGAAGGGCGCATGGTGCTCGAAGTCACGGGCACCAAGGAGGACTTTGCGGCCGGCGTGGCCTTCCTCGAGGGTCAGGGACTGATCGTCAACGAGGCCGCGAGCGACATCGTGCTCGATGAAGAGCGCTGCGTGAACTGCGGCCTGTGCACGGCGGTCTGCAAGCCCGACGCGCTCACGCTCGACCCGGAGGCGCAGACGCTGTGCTTCGACAAGGACAAGTGCGTGTACTGCGAAGCGTGCGTGATAGCCTGTCCGCGCAGAGCGATCACGCTCACGTTCTAA
- a CDS encoding homocysteine S-methyltransferase family protein: MPDIALRLGCEVLVLDGAMGTMLQKHNLPAEQSFVQLNITAPDLVIEVHRLYNLAGADCATTNSFGGTRIKLDAYGLGDQVEELNRASVRVARASGATHILGELGPTGHVLEPLGSVRFDELFDAFAEQAAALAAERPDAIQIATMTDIAEARCAVLAARSVTDLPVFVTCTFGLSGRMDLSGTDPETAAVILEAAGASVVGMNCGLGPEQMLPLLERMARATTLPIIVRPNAGLPRLVDGKTVFPGTALEMGQYAARFVSAGASLVGSCCGSTPEFTGAIFDFAKGRPLAVREAPPAGVTVAGPRGVVRIGGGRPLVRIGERINPTGKKRLAESLRAGTLDVVREYAIEQQDAGADLLDVNVGAAGVIQADVLPKAVLALAGLVDLPLVLDTTDPAALEAALKVYPGRALVNSVSGEARSIASVLPLAAHYGAAVVVLALDDSGIPHAADARVAVVERVREAAHAAGLTDRDLVADTLVLAAATEEAGASATLKAIAAVSHDLGLATLAGVSNVSHGLPGRPLLNAQFLAMAVHSGLTAAIVNPSETVELDAPTASAAADALLGRDVRAEGWIARVAASDGGSVPAARVTTGTTAERLGLAIERGDADSAPGLVDELIAGGQGPQAVIAQVLTPAIQRLGDAYGRGDAFLPQLIAAADAMRAAVERAKSHLPEGSATHEGRVVFGTVKGDIHSIGKDICVSMLESQGFLVDDLGVDVAPESFAEAAKAADAVCLSALMTTTLPNMERTVAAVREIAAVPVLVGGAVVTRDFAEGLGAGYSEDAPGCVAAVRDAIGRHKGTSR; this comes from the coding sequence ATGCCTGATATCGCACTGCGGCTCGGCTGCGAGGTGCTCGTGCTCGACGGCGCGATGGGCACGATGCTGCAGAAGCACAACCTGCCGGCTGAGCAGTCGTTCGTGCAGCTCAACATCACGGCACCCGACCTCGTTATCGAGGTCCATCGCCTGTACAACCTGGCGGGCGCGGACTGCGCCACCACGAACTCCTTCGGCGGGACGCGTATCAAGCTCGACGCGTACGGGCTCGGCGACCAGGTGGAGGAACTCAACCGCGCCTCGGTGCGTGTTGCGCGAGCGAGCGGCGCCACGCATATCCTCGGCGAGCTGGGTCCCACGGGCCATGTGCTCGAGCCGCTGGGGAGCGTACGCTTCGACGAGCTGTTCGACGCGTTTGCCGAGCAGGCGGCGGCGCTTGCCGCGGAGCGGCCGGACGCGATCCAGATAGCCACGATGACCGACATCGCCGAGGCGCGTTGCGCCGTACTGGCGGCACGCTCGGTCACCGACCTGCCGGTGTTCGTGACGTGCACCTTCGGGCTGAGCGGCCGCATGGATCTCTCGGGCACCGACCCCGAGACCGCCGCGGTGATCCTCGAGGCTGCGGGCGCCTCCGTGGTCGGGATGAACTGCGGCCTCGGCCCCGAGCAGATGCTGCCGCTTCTGGAGCGGATGGCGCGCGCCACGACACTCCCGATCATCGTGCGGCCGAACGCGGGCCTGCCCCGGCTGGTGGACGGCAAGACGGTCTTCCCGGGCACCGCGCTCGAGATGGGCCAGTACGCCGCGCGCTTCGTGTCCGCCGGCGCGTCGCTCGTGGGCTCATGCTGCGGTTCCACGCCCGAGTTCACGGGCGCCATCTTCGACTTCGCCAAGGGACGCCCCCTGGCCGTGCGTGAGGCGCCGCCCGCGGGCGTGACCGTGGCCGGACCGCGCGGCGTGGTGCGCATCGGTGGCGGGCGTCCGCTCGTGCGCATCGGCGAGCGCATCAACCCCACCGGCAAGAAGCGCCTCGCCGAGTCGCTGCGCGCGGGCACGCTCGATGTGGTGCGCGAGTACGCCATCGAGCAGCAGGACGCGGGGGCGGACCTACTCGACGTGAACGTGGGCGCCGCCGGCGTCATCCAGGCGGACGTCCTGCCGAAGGCGGTCCTCGCGCTCGCCGGGCTCGTGGACCTCCCCTTGGTCCTCGACACGACCGATCCGGCGGCCCTCGAGGCCGCCCTCAAGGTCTACCCGGGCCGCGCGCTCGTGAACAGCGTGAGCGGCGAGGCACGCTCGATCGCCTCGGTGCTGCCGCTTGCCGCGCACTACGGCGCGGCCGTCGTGGTGCTCGCGCTCGACGACAGCGGCATCCCGCACGCAGCGGACGCCCGCGTGGCGGTCGTAGAGCGCGTGCGCGAGGCTGCGCATGCCGCGGGACTCACCGACCGCGATCTCGTCGCCGACACGCTCGTGCTCGCCGCTGCCACCGAAGAGGCTGGCGCGAGCGCCACGCTCAAGGCGATCGCGGCGGTGAGCCACGACCTCGGCCTCGCCACGCTCGCCGGTGTGAGCAACGTGAGTCACGGCCTGCCGGGTCGGCCGCTGCTCAACGCGCAGTTCCTCGCGATGGCGGTCCACTCGGGCCTGACTGCTGCGATCGTGAACCCCTCGGAGACCGTGGAGCTCGACGCGCCCACCGCTTCGGCTGCTGCCGACGCGCTCCTTGGCCGTGACGTGCGCGCCGAGGGGTGGATCGCGCGTGTAGCTGCCTCGGATGGCGGCTCTGTGCCGGCCGCGCGGGTCACGACCGGCACGACGGCCGAGCGTCTCGGCCTCGCGATCGAGCGCGGCGACGCGGACTCGGCTCCCGGGCTCGTCGACGAGCTCATCGCCGGCGGTCAGGGCCCGCAGGCGGTCATCGCGCAGGTGCTGACGCCCGCCATCCAGCGCTTGGGCGACGCGTACGGCCGCGGCGATGCCTTTCTGCCGCAGCTCATCGCCGCCGCCGATGCCATGCGGGCGGCCGTCGAGCGCGCGAAATCGCACCTGCCCGAGGGCTCGGCCACGCACGAGGGCCGCGTCGTCTTCGGCACGGTGAAGGGCGACATCCACTCCATCGGCAAGGACATCTGCGTCTCGATGCTCGAGAGCCAGGGTTTCCTCGTGGACGATCTGGGTGTGGACGTGGCACCCGAGTCGTTCGCCGAGGCAGCAAAGGCCGCGGATGCGGTCTGTCTCTCGGCGCTCATGACCACCACGCTGCCGAACATGGAACGCACGGTCGCCGCGGTGCGCGAGATCGCGGCGGTGCCGGTGCTCGTGGGTGGCGCGGTCGTGACACGCGACTTCGCCGAAGGGCTCGGCGCAGGGTATTCTGAGGACGCACCGGGGTGTGTCGCCGCCGTGCGAGACGCGATCGGCCGCCACAAGGGGACGAGCAGATGA
- a CDS encoding methylenetetrahydrofolate reductase C-terminal domain-containing protein, with protein MIITRPRDWSRIKANLESIGARRVFLMGCGQCATVAHTGGEPELREMAERMAEVGVEVTGWTVGEVTCHLNGTRLESRKHQEAIDAADAVLVLACGAGVQTTADAIGKPVFPALESLFLGTVIRNGIFEERCQTCGDCVLDQTAGICPVTTCPKGLLNGPCGGMWDGMCEVLTDRECTHVRIRKRLAEQGRASKGTLAPKDFSTALKPGAVDIHDRKAER; from the coding sequence ATGATCATCACCAGGCCGCGAGACTGGTCGCGCATCAAAGCAAACCTCGAGTCCATCGGCGCCAGGCGCGTCTTCCTCATGGGCTGCGGTCAGTGCGCGACCGTGGCGCATACCGGCGGCGAACCCGAACTCCGGGAGATGGCCGAGCGCATGGCCGAGGTGGGCGTGGAAGTCACCGGCTGGACGGTCGGTGAGGTGACCTGCCATCTGAACGGCACGAGGCTCGAGAGCCGCAAGCATCAGGAGGCCATCGACGCTGCGGACGCAGTGCTCGTGCTCGCGTGCGGCGCAGGCGTGCAGACCACTGCCGACGCCATCGGCAAGCCGGTGTTCCCGGCACTCGAGTCGCTGTTCCTCGGCACGGTCATCCGCAACGGCATCTTCGAGGAGCGCTGCCAGACCTGCGGTGACTGCGTGCTCGACCAGACCGCAGGCATCTGCCCCGTCACGACCTGCCCGAAGGGGCTCTTGAACGGCCCATGCGGCGGCATGTGGGACGGCATGTGCGAGGTGCTCACCGATCGTGAGTGCACGCACGTGCGCATCCGCAAGCGGCTTGCCGAGCAGGGTCGTGCGAGCAAAGGGACGCTCGCTCCTAAGGACTTCTCGACGGCGCTCAAGCCCGGCGCCGTGGACATCCACGACCGGAAGGCCGAGCGATGA
- a CDS encoding methylenetetrahydrofolate reductase, translated as MSRLRDMLEAGEFVVTGEVAPPKGADLTHMHAAVDLLAPHCHALNVTDNQGASLHLASLAASKAILDRGIEPIFQQTCRDRNRLALQSDLLAAWSLGLENVLMVTGDDPRAGDHPNAKGVFDLDSTQLAQVAVGMNEGHDMMGHELKGSTGFYIGGAMFPEAEPWDVQLARTEQKIEAGIRFFQTQAIFDMAKLERAVEAVRPLGAKIIASVLVIKSPGVIRFVNEHLAGLMIPDAIADRIRGAEDPAEEAIRLAAEQVREIRQIADGVHVMPLGLDRAIGRILGEGA; from the coding sequence ATGAGTCGGCTTCGCGACATGCTCGAGGCCGGGGAGTTCGTCGTCACCGGCGAGGTGGCGCCGCCCAAGGGCGCCGACCTCACCCACATGCACGCGGCGGTCGACTTACTCGCGCCGCACTGCCATGCGCTCAACGTCACCGACAACCAGGGTGCGAGCCTGCACCTGGCGAGCCTCGCCGCCTCCAAGGCGATCCTCGACCGGGGGATCGAGCCGATCTTCCAGCAGACGTGCCGCGACCGGAACCGCCTCGCGCTGCAGAGCGACCTGCTTGCGGCCTGGTCGCTCGGTCTCGAGAACGTGCTGATGGTGACCGGCGACGATCCGCGCGCCGGCGATCACCCGAACGCGAAGGGCGTCTTCGACCTCGACTCCACCCAGCTTGCGCAGGTGGCGGTGGGGATGAACGAAGGCCACGACATGATGGGCCACGAACTCAAGGGTTCGACCGGCTTCTACATCGGCGGGGCGATGTTCCCCGAGGCCGAGCCCTGGGACGTGCAGCTTGCGCGCACCGAGCAGAAGATCGAAGCCGGCATCCGCTTCTTCCAGACGCAGGCCATCTTCGACATGGCTAAGCTCGAGCGTGCGGTGGAGGCCGTGCGCCCCCTCGGCGCCAAGATCATCGCGAGCGTGCTGGTCATCAAGAGCCCGGGCGTGATCCGGTTCGTGAACGAGCATCTCGCCGGACTCATGATTCCCGACGCGATCGCCGATCGCATTCGCGGCGCCGAGGACCCCGCCGAGGAGGCGATCCGCCTCGCCGCCGAACAGGTGCGCGAGATCCGTCAGATCGCCGACGGGGTGCACGTGATGCCGCTCGGTCTGGATCGCGCGATCGGGCGCATCCTCGGCGAAGGAGCGTAG
- a CDS encoding metallophosphoesterase family protein, producing the protein MRRIALYSDVHANTLALEAVVAAIAAEGVEERYCLGDLVGLGPRPEEAVALVRSYGDRVVQGNYDRAIGSHLRSPGSDFPTPQEALDGAEAYAFTIAEVGRASAEYLYALPRDITINEGGTRIVLCHGTPRFVSEIVASDAPAPLLVALAREAEADVVCCGHTHVPVHRSVPSEDGVVHWVNVGSVGRPRDGDPRAAWAELVLGTQEEVLGQAHADTASRRIGQSEVWLGVVFHRIPYDGDAVARDMIRHALPATLAAGIKIGLEGHDAEQAAARRAEQAAGPQASSGDAPDDEDPFTCGHTPSEHCACVLEDRIAAYESLARMYRGALAEVSPAARRLRSAIRSCRINRNVNEAAILEAFQSADIALRTSDGRAAFEAERDRLYGLESGFDPFVHVLSPEEGTYVSGDVQGHLALIEAAYAEGVFTAPEVRNGLHPPDHISSELDFVAHCLRGAAAGDPRARDRAHDFFATHLAEWAVLFAVVVGQQAREPVMRFAGLALDKFLTCEGAIFRHAVPEHCYLRTPHP; encoded by the coding sequence ATGCGTCGCATCGCACTCTACAGCGATGTGCACGCGAACACGCTCGCGCTCGAGGCGGTTGTGGCAGCCATCGCCGCCGAGGGAGTCGAGGAGCGCTACTGCCTCGGTGACCTCGTGGGGCTCGGGCCGCGTCCCGAGGAGGCGGTCGCGCTCGTCCGCTCCTACGGTGACCGGGTCGTCCAGGGCAACTACGACCGCGCCATCGGGTCGCACCTGCGCAGCCCGGGCAGTGACTTCCCCACGCCGCAAGAGGCGCTCGACGGTGCCGAGGCGTACGCTTTCACGATCGCCGAGGTCGGGCGCGCCAGTGCCGAGTACCTCTACGCATTGCCACGCGACATCACGATCAATGAGGGCGGCACACGTATCGTCCTGTGCCACGGCACGCCGCGGTTCGTGAGCGAGATCGTTGCGTCCGACGCGCCTGCACCGCTTCTGGTGGCCCTCGCGCGGGAGGCCGAGGCCGATGTCGTCTGCTGCGGGCACACGCACGTGCCTGTGCATCGTTCCGTCCCTTCCGAAGACGGCGTCGTCCACTGGGTGAACGTCGGCTCGGTCGGTCGTCCGAGGGATGGCGATCCACGGGCGGCGTGGGCTGAGCTCGTGCTCGGCACGCAGGAGGAGGTCCTCGGCCAGGCGCATGCGGACACGGCGTCGCGGCGTATCGGGCAGTCCGAGGTGTGGCTGGGCGTCGTCTTCCATCGCATACCGTACGATGGCGATGCGGTGGCCCGCGACATGATCCGCCACGCGCTACCCGCGACGCTGGCGGCGGGCATCAAGATCGGTCTTGAGGGCCACGACGCGGAGCAGGCCGCGGCGCGCCGGGCCGAGCAGGCGGCAGGTCCGCAGGCATCGTCGGGCGATGCTCCGGACGATGAAGACCCGTTCACATGCGGGCACACGCCGTCCGAGCACTGCGCGTGTGTGCTTGAGGACCGCATCGCGGCGTACGAATCGCTTGCGCGCATGTACCGCGGCGCTCTCGCCGAGGTCTCGCCCGCGGCGCGTCGCCTGCGCAGTGCGATACGGAGCTGTCGCATCAACCGCAACGTGAACGAGGCGGCCATCCTTGAAGCGTTCCAGAGCGCGGACATCGCGCTTCGTACCTCCGACGGTCGTGCAGCGTTCGAGGCTGAGCGCGACCGGCTGTACGGGCTGGAGTCCGGTTTCGATCCGTTCGTCCACGTGCTCTCGCCCGAGGAGGGCACGTACGTCTCAGGCGACGTTCAGGGCCACCTGGCGCTCATAGAGGCCGCATACGCCGAGGGTGTCTTCACTGCTCCGGAGGTCCGGAACGGACTGCACCCGCCCGATCACATCTCCTCCGAGCTCGACTTCGTCGCACACTGCCTGCGCGGCGCGGCGGCCGGCGACCCCCGGGCGCGTGACCGCGCCCACGACTTCTTCGCGACACACCTCGCCGAGTGGGCGGTGCTTTTCGCGGTGGTCGTGGGTCAGCAGGCACGCGAGCCGGTCATGCGCTTCGCCGGTCTGGCGCTCGACAAGTTCCTCACCTGCGAGGGCGCGATCTTCCGTCATGCGGTGCCCGAGCACTGCTATCTGCGCACCCCGCATCCGTAA
- a CDS encoding molybdenum cofactor biosynthesis protein MoaE, with translation MSDQQRPSLDAWLAEVKREAGAAGTGMYLCHNGVVRSYSRDGRPVVSMDLSVDRERLEEIVTTARLMEGVTVVRAWVNEGHLEVGDDIMYVLVGGDIRPNVLEALTALVSMIKSEVVTEAEHRPEP, from the coding sequence ATGAGCGATCAGCAGCGGCCGAGCCTGGACGCTTGGCTCGCCGAAGTGAAGCGTGAGGCGGGTGCCGCAGGCACGGGCATGTACCTCTGCCACAACGGCGTCGTGCGTTCGTACTCCCGCGATGGCCGCCCCGTGGTCTCGATGGATCTCAGCGTCGACCGCGAGCGCCTTGAGGAGATCGTCACTACCGCCCGCCTGATGGAAGGCGTGACGGTGGTCCGCGCCTGGGTGAACGAAGGTCATCTCGAGGTGGGGGACGACATCATGTACGTCCTGGTCGGCGGCGATATCCGCCCGAACGTGCTCGAGGCGCTCACCGCGCTCGTGAGCATGATCAAGAGCGAGGTCGTCACCGAGGCCGAGCACCGTCCGGAACCGTAG
- the lpdA gene encoding dihydrolipoyl dehydrogenase: protein MHIVVLGGGPGGYSAAFEAARLGAEVTLIERERLGGTCLNWGCIPTKTILRSAHIVADTRDAATFGLNAAVATADIPALRARKEAVVDELVGQVESSAKRLKIRIVYGAGRLVGPKSVEVALADGTAETIEGDALILATGSAVFKLPTIDHELEGVWTSDDAVALREIPKNVVIIGGGVIGLEFACAYAAFGSVVTVVELMDQVLPGNDKRVVKQTQTALEEMGVAFHLGDAVERVERVGDRMRATLRSGVVLESDIVMSAVGRIPNSAGLGYPEAGIEMDRAAVKVDEYFRTNIDGVYAIGDLIGGMMLAHVAEEEGVVAGRNAVAELSTVGAEAHLESMRYDCIPACVYTFPEVAVVGSGRDAAKERGVDVVQAVAKFAANAKALGEGESDGFVQIVAENGTGRIVGCQIVGPHAVETIHEVALAMKHDISVRQVAETVHAHPTVSEVIRMACADAAGKCGC, encoded by the coding sequence ATGCACATCGTCGTCCTCGGAGGCGGTCCCGGCGGCTACAGCGCGGCGTTCGAGGCTGCACGCCTCGGCGCGGAGGTCACGCTCATCGAGCGCGAGCGGCTCGGCGGCACGTGCCTCAACTGGGGCTGCATCCCTACCAAGACCATCCTGCGCTCGGCACACATCGTCGCCGACACGCGCGATGCCGCCACCTTCGGCCTCAACGCCGCGGTCGCCACCGCTGACATCCCGGCACTGCGCGCGCGCAAAGAGGCGGTGGTCGACGAGCTCGTGGGACAGGTCGAGTCGTCGGCAAAGCGGCTAAAGATCCGCATCGTCTACGGCGCAGGCAGGCTCGTCGGTCCCAAGTCGGTCGAGGTCGCACTCGCCGATGGCACGGCGGAGACCATCGAAGGCGATGCGCTCATCCTCGCCACCGGCTCGGCGGTCTTCAAGCTGCCGACCATCGACCACGAGCTTGAAGGGGTCTGGACGAGCGACGACGCGGTCGCACTGCGCGAGATCCCCAAGAACGTCGTCATCATCGGCGGCGGCGTGATCGGGCTGGAGTTCGCCTGCGCGTACGCGGCGTTCGGCAGCGTGGTCACCGTCGTCGAGCTCATGGACCAGGTGCTGCCCGGCAACGACAAGCGCGTGGTGAAGCAGACGCAGACCGCGCTTGAAGAGATGGGCGTCGCCTTCCACCTCGGCGACGCGGTCGAGCGCGTCGAGCGCGTGGGGGATCGGATGCGCGCCACGCTGCGGAGCGGTGTCGTGCTCGAGAGCGACATCGTGATGAGCGCCGTGGGCCGCATCCCCAACTCGGCGGGGCTCGGCTATCCCGAGGCCGGCATCGAGATGGACCGTGCCGCGGTGAAGGTAGACGAGTACTTCCGCACCAACATCGACGGGGTCTACGCGATCGGTGACCTCATCGGCGGCATGATGCTCGCGCACGTGGCCGAGGAGGAGGGCGTGGTGGCGGGGCGCAACGCGGTGGCCGAGCTTTCCACGGTCGGCGCCGAAGCGCATCTCGAGAGCATGCGCTACGACTGCATCCCGGCCTGCGTGTACACATTTCCCGAGGTGGCGGTCGTGGGCAGCGGTCGCGACGCGGCCAAGGAACGCGGCGTCGACGTGGTGCAGGCGGTGGCCAAGTTCGCCGCCAACGCGAAGGCGCTCGGCGAGGGCGAAAGTGACGGTTTCGTGCAGATCGTGGCCGAGAATGGCACCGGGCGCATCGTCGGCTGCCAGATCGTCGGGCCGCACGCGGTCGAGACCATCCACGAGGTCGCACTTGCCATGAAGCACGACATCTCCGTGCGGCAGGTCGCCGAGACGGTGCACGCACACCCCACCGTCTCCGAGGTCATCCGCATGGCGTGCGCCGACGCGGCCGGGAAGTGCGGCTGCTAG